In Rutidosis leptorrhynchoides isolate AG116_Rl617_1_P2 chromosome 6, CSIRO_AGI_Rlap_v1, whole genome shotgun sequence, the DNA window TATTTACTAGCAAGTCTTTTACTTTTTACCTTGTCATTATAGAAGCTATAAGTTTCACATAAATTCCAAACTGATGTTCTGAACCATGCAATTAATCAACACAACAcaagaaaaaacagaaaacaacaTATGCATGTTTTCTGGTATATAAACCACATAAACATACCATTCCGCAACTAGCATAGCGTCATATAATACGGCAAAAACAACCACATACACCAAAAGCATAACCCAGCACTTGTAGACGATAGTAAGTCTCATACAGTCATACTTCTACTTAAACTGCAAGTTGATTATAAAGTACTAATAGATGCATACTCTTGTAAATAATAGATGACTAAAGCTAAAGGAAATCCTTTTAATCAAATAAGCTGAATCCCATGTCATCATCACTCTCTTCTTTAGGTTCTTCCTGCATCACCATATTAATTGGATACTAACCATAAGTATCTAATCAAATACATTACTTAACAACCCAGAAACCAATATAAGAATAATGATACAGTACCTTCTTTTCCTCAGCAGCAGGGGCAGCAGCTGCTGCAGCCCCACCAGCGGCAGGAGCGGCAACCGCCGgagcaccaccaccaccaccgccagCACCGACATTCACGATGAGATCCTCAATGTTTTTCTTCTCTGCAAGCTTTGCAAACAAGCTCGGCCAGTATGATTCACACTCAACATTGGCTGCCTTCAAAAGGGTATCAATCTTCTCAGCCTGCAACATCAATATTTCTTTAAACGTCATTAAATCTTAACAGCATGTCCAAATATATTTACGTATTAGAAAACAGTTCGTCAGTTTCTGCACCCAAGATCAACAATTTAGACAATTTAATGTAAAACAATTGCCCACTTGACTTCAAGGTAACAGACAATACAAGTTTTTCATGTACCATAAAAATATTTCCAATTAATCAGATAGGCGTACACTAACGTACATAATTCGGTTTGTATTAAATGTGTCTCTTATCACTTGAGAATCATTTCAAAAATATTGCTTGATACTTGCATTTCTTGTCACATGCAGAAAATATAGAAAAATAACCTCAAGCATAGAAGTTTTAGGAAGTATTCGGTTGATGGGTATGCAATAGGAGTAATCGGTTTGAATACTTTAAATATTACTTTTGGTGTCAAAAAATGTTGTATGAAACCCATCACTGAAGCATAGTCTAAATACAAAACGGATGGACTGATGGGTTTAGATATCATTCCCATTCCAAATCCCATTAAAACTCCATACCCATAGACAAACCTAGTTTTATGAATTTAGGTCCTATAGTACTCAATATCAAAGTAACGTTTGCTAAATAAGTAAATAATATAACAATCGATATTTAGCAGATTGTCCGTGTTTATTACGATATTATATACAATCAAATGCATATGACATAGATAACAAAAACTAATAACtacaatgtaaaatataaatataaataaacagATAAAAAGAAAGAAACATGTTACCATCCACATTTCGAAATCAAGTAAAACATTATATTGTTTGAAATAAGATCTAATGCTTTTGTTGACACAATCCAACAATATTACTTGCCTTTCTATAGGTTTCATTTAAAcagcataatataaataaataacagCAAATTTCATGCATAAAGATTAcagatttaaaaataaaataatgcaAATATTCAGAAACTCGTCAAACTAATAAGCTAAATTAAAACTTAGAAAAGCCATCTTCcactacccaaaaaaaaaaaaaaaaaaaacgtgacAAATGAAAATCAAgtaacatttataaaaccttctaCTATTAAAAAAAGCATAGCATCAGACGCTTGATTTGATTTTTAGTTTCTAAAAATTTCAACAAGTACTTACATATCTGCCTATTTTGTACATAattcacataaatatataaatataaatataaatatacaataataataaaacttcaaTATTTTAAACGTATTACAGTGATAGGGATGCCATCATCGCTGAGAATCAAAGTAGCGTAAGTACAAGCAAGCTCTCCGATCGACATTTTTTCTGCGATAAAAAATTAAATACTCAAATTTCTTTAGATTTGAATAAAATCTTATACGATATGATTAACAATAGAGTTATTAAAGATCTCAAATCACTCGTACCTTTGATGAGACGAATAACAATTTCTTCTTTGTTGGGTGTGATTACTGAACTACTGCGCTGCCGGTGTTTATGATTTAGCGAATTCTAGGGTTTTCTGAGACTCAACATGGGCTTAGGGGTACAAAAAAGAAAGTCCATACAATATGGGCCTAGTTATTATGTTAAGCCCAAACAATACAGTTAAAACAAAATAATAGTACgagtaaaataattaataataaaaatttaataattaactagtgaaatgacccgtggaaccacgagtttgtttaaacgaaatagtttaatgatatgttttaggtattaagtgaacgtaaatactaaagtcatttagtttaatgacccgtgaaaccacagagTTCGACTAAAAAAACTCGTCAgctaaacatttcatcaaacacctaaaatgcatatttaaaCAATCcatatccaatcataagagataatattggttgtcattttattttaaaattgtaaataaaaatataaatttagaattggtttcattaattcaaaataattaattaaaataattcaaaattatttaatttaaataattattaataagataagatttaataatgataattaattaataagatttaattttaatttaaaattatttagattaatgatatCACTCACCATGTTTaggttttttttctttttgatttttttaacaaaagaattagcctaataatgacattatcattgtaggattttaatattaactgtagataatagtaaaataataataataataataaatacattaaaatTAAAGAAATAATCAAGAACAAACTAATACGGAATATTTTTCGGGGAAAAaagaaaatgttttttttttctttcttaaaacTCGTTGGAGAATAAGCTAGTACTTGTTTAACACGTAGAAATACATATTTGATTATTGATTATAAAGGTTCAAATGAAATGAAAATCATATAAAAGTTGAGAAGTTGTACGTTAAAatatttattgttttttttttttttttttggaaaagccaAAATTTATTCACACTacatgaaatatatatagatacacctAGAGGGATTAACCCTTCACATAGATGAATTTTTACACACAACAGATTACCTACCGTGGTAATTCTTACCCATTAGCAGACCAAGGAGAAACATATCACCCAACTCCAGTTCTAGTGTTACAAGATACAATATAAAAGTTAGGATTGATAAGTCATTGGTGTCAATCAATTTTTTTCGACTTAGCTCGTTTTAAGAACCACTCATAGCTTTTGATTTGTATATCATTTAGTAAGTTCGGGCCATTCGGAATTTTTTTTGGAAGACCTTCTGTTTCCGATTTTTTCAAATCAAATATCCTCACATCCAATCAACGGCTTGCCATATTTTAGTTCCATCCATTGGTTTATCCACTATTCCCGTGTATGGTAGCCCGTGTGGCCCTCTGGTAGCTCGTGTGTCCAAGATCGTAACTTGTTTTTACCGTTTCCGCTCTAACTTTTCCGTTTCTCGTCCGTTTTAAACGATTCTTGCGCTCACACATTCGTAAGAAAATATCCTACAACATAATACTACATACATCaacttttacaataattataaaataagttatataaaagcgcgtgaatcgtcttagccggttttgctcatttttcctcgtttttcatctattttaattttgtgattcttgacacatagccttcgtaatgacataatctaccaaatgaagcaaataaatactTATTttgatgataaagtcaattactttatcataaatgagatcaatatcgggggtaaaaacgtgactttctagccgatatcaaatatcccacacttagactttgcttgtcctaatGAAAAATTCTCATTTATTTTGAGTTAAAGGATATTTCTGAAGTTTCCTTTCTATAGATCAAGTGGCTTGCGCTTTATTATAAGATCAAAATCAGACTAATCGTCTTAAAAGGATAGAAACTATCTCTGTaaccatgagaggaggttacatgactttggcttcctcaccgcgggtcactcaaatcactcaaataTTTGGGGTTCCCTattgatctaagaaatgaattccctCATTAGTCAATCATGCTGCAAATGTTGTCATAGGCTTGAAcgagaatcaaatctccaccggttagatgaGGACGACACTGATCTTGTCCTTAATCATTCTTTCAATAGGAAGAGCGGGGGTTAAAGGTTGGTTGGCGGAGAAAA includes these proteins:
- the LOC139852991 gene encoding uncharacterized protein, which codes for MSIGELACTYATLILSDDGIPITAEKIDTLLKAANVECESYWPSLFAKLAEKKNIEDLIVNVGAGGGGGGAPAVAAPAAGGAAAAAAPAAEEKKEEPKEESDDDMGFSLFD